Proteins encoded by one window of Vicinamibacteria bacterium:
- a CDS encoding HD domain-containing protein produces the protein MPLTRELAWEHLCSWTETDSLRKHARAVEIVMRSAARHYGNENASEDTWGIAGMLHDADYEKWPEEHPQRIVAWLREQGEEVIAHAISAHYTKWNVPYESVLDRALVACDELTGFIVACCLVRPEGIATLAAKSVKKKLKDKAFAAKVERAEIQAGADLLGVDLAQHIQFVIEALKPHAEELGITGRDLKALP, from the coding sequence GTGCCGCTCACTCGGGAACTGGCGTGGGAGCACCTCTGCTCCTGGACGGAGACGGACTCGCTCCGAAAGCACGCCCGCGCCGTGGAGATCGTGATGCGAAGCGCCGCCCGGCACTACGGGAACGAGAACGCGAGCGAGGACACCTGGGGCATCGCGGGCATGCTCCACGATGCCGATTACGAGAAGTGGCCGGAGGAGCATCCGCAGCGCATCGTGGCGTGGCTGCGCGAGCAGGGAGAGGAAGTCATCGCTCACGCGATCTCCGCTCACTACACGAAGTGGAACGTTCCTTACGAGAGCGTTCTCGACAGGGCCCTCGTCGCCTGCGACGAGTTGACCGGCTTCATCGTTGCCTGCTGTCTCGTTCGACCGGAGGGTATCGCGACCCTCGCCGCGAAGAGCGTCAAAAAGAAGCTGAAAGACAAAGCCTTCGCCGCCAAGGTGGAGCGCGCCGAGATTCAGGCCGGAGCCGACCTTCTCGGGGTCGATCTCGCCCAGCACATCCAGTTCGTCATCGAGGCACTCAAGCCCCACGCCGAGGAGCTGGGCATCACCGGGCGCGACTTGAAGGCGCTCCCTTGA
- a CDS encoding META domain-containing protein, protein MRTVILLSVAAIVSGCDTSTSVPIDTAALQGVWALEAFELSGGQVVTVPDPSQYTLELAEDDALHARTDCNLCNGSYRVSGSDLSIGLLACTRAACLPGSLEQPYVDALGSATSWELVGDELTIRYAGGRMRFGRL, encoded by the coding sequence ATGCGCACGGTTATATTGCTCTCTGTCGCCGCGATTGTCTCGGGTTGCGATACGTCGACGTCGGTTCCGATCGACACGGCGGCGTTGCAAGGCGTATGGGCTCTAGAGGCTTTCGAGCTCTCGGGAGGACAGGTTGTCACCGTCCCCGACCCCTCCCAATATACTCTCGAGCTCGCGGAGGACGATGCGCTTCATGCCCGAACCGATTGCAACCTCTGTAACGGCAGCTATCGCGTCTCGGGCAGCGACCTCTCGATTGGTCTTCTCGCCTGCACCCGCGCTGCCTGCCTTCCAGGCTCTCTAGAGCAGCCTTACGTCGATGCCCTCGGTTCGGCGACGAGCTGGGAGCTCGTCGGGGATGAGCTCACCATTCGCTATGCCGGCGGTCGGATGCGATTCGGAAGATTATAG